A window of Flavobacterium branchiarum genomic DNA:
TTTTAGCAATGGCCTTAAGTTATCTGTTTTTATTAATTGAACATAGCATCATAGCATTAATTGCAATGATGATTTTTATGACCATCGGAATTATGTTTACCTTTCCTTTTGCAAATTCCTTTGTCAAAAAGAGATCATTAAAGAAACAAGAAGGTAAATTTATGGCTGTATTCACTATGAGTTATAGTGTTGCTCATATTTTAAGTACCAAATCCGGCATGGCGATTATAGCAGATTTTGGCTACAAAGCAAATTGGATTTTTTTAAGTTCTCTGGGCTTTTTAGGGTTTCTTTTAGCTTACCGTTTAGTTTTTATTGTTAAGAAAGAAAAGGAAATAATTAAAAATAAAATCGTCCAATCACTTTTTTCAGTTGGAAAATAGTTAAATAAAGTGTCTGATTTTTAATACATAACATTTCTTGGTTTCCTTGCTACTATGAATAGCAATATGACTTTATTTTCTTTTGATTTTATCGGATACGTTTGAGATTTATTCGTCTAGTAAAAGCGGAAAGATTTGTTTTTTAAATTCATCTATAATCTCTTTCATCAATTGGATAAGAGCCTAGGGATTAATCCCCTAGGCGGCCTTCCACACCAACCGGCATACGGATCCGTACCAAGGTGGTTCTTAATTTTCGATACATTTTCAAATGTACTTCCGTTAGGTTGTTTTCAGTTATCCCAATAAAGCTCTGCACTCCTTGGTAGCTCTCGGATTCCATCCTATCCTTCCCAAGGCAGTTATCAAAATTACTCGATATTTTCTACATTCGTTCCTTCATAAGCAACATTCATTTACTGCTCACTTAATTAAGTTCAGTCCTTCAGTACTCATTTCCAGCACCTACTATGACCTCTGCTGACTTCTTATAGCAATTGTTATCCATAGTTCTGTAAAAAAACTATACTCATAAGACCTCCCCAGGTAAGAACGATAACTTTCCTCTCATATGTCTGCTATATTTACCATAATGCTTCCGTACAGTTTGGGACTTCAGCTTGTGTTGCAACCTTATCCAACATTTCTGGCCTTATATTTAGTTTCTGTTCGTCAGGCCGAGAGTTTGCCTACTGCTTCCTTCAGATTCCACCTCACAATGGACACCCTTGCATTCAGCCAACACTTCTCAGTGTAAAGGCGTGCTCGGGACTTACACCCTAGAGTTATCGCCCATGCTGGGTACACAACAAAAAAAAGCTCATTGAAATATCAATAAGCTTTTCTATTATAATTTGCAATAAAGTTTGATAATAGCGATTTGATGCAAAAAAGGATATAAGTTAAATTAATTATTATAATTTACCTGCAATCTCTTTTTTATATTTGTTCAAAAGGGCTTTTGTCATTCCTAGATTAGCTTTGTTTGAATCTACAGCTAAATAAATAAAATACTCATTATTTTCAGAGATATCAATAATGTGTATTTGATTTGTAAGCGTAATCATAATATCATCAATACTTTGAGATAATCCTAATGCGCTAATTGCATTTAATTTTGCTTTTACTACCTCAAGATTGAAAGCTGAAGCTAATTCTGGATCAAAACTATCAATTGATGAATCACTAAAATAAGAAATACCGCTTTTAATTTCGGTTACAGCAACTGCAATATAACCAGGAATGTTTTTTTTGATTTCATCCCCAAATTGTTTTAAAAAATCTGACATTTTAAATTGTTTTAAATTATTGTTTATATATTCAACTGTGTCTAATGTTTTTTAATAATTAAACAGAGATTAAATTAGTTTTAAAATTATTGCATTGCTTTTAGAGAATATCAAAAATTATTCTTGATTTTTTTGGATCGATCAACAATATAAGATACCAACCATGCAATTTGACCTTCTCTTGCAAAATAAATTTTCTTCGATTTTAAATCGGGGATACTTTCCAAGCAGGCTATTAAAATATTATTTCCAGAAATTAGATATCTCTGACTATAGGTGCTAATTACTTTGTCAGCATTTTTATTAGTTTTAGCCAAGTTTTCATATTTAACAAAGTTGTTTTTTAAAATAGCATCATAATTTACAATATCCTCCATTTTCATAGGTACAAAATGATCGTCATTACTATTATTATAATACAAAGTCGTAAAAGCCCAAAGAGCCCCTCCTGATAGATATATTTTCTTTTTCTGAAGTGACTGTGGTTTCGTATCTAACATTTCTTTTATCTTATCTCTTAAAAGAGGAGCATATTCAAAAGACTTTTCTTTGTATATCCCCATATCACTTATCTGCCTTTGATTTACAATTGTTTTATTTATTGCTTCAGTAAGAGTTATTGTGCCATAATCTAGTTTTAAAGGAAAAAACTCAAACTTATTATCATTAAGTACATCCACATAACCTCCTTTTGTATTGCCTCCTCCAATGTCAAGAATAATAGCATCCTGATACTCACTTGGAGGAATAGAACCTTTTAAAAGCATTTTTCCTTCTGTTTCGGCAGTAATAAAATCAAGATCTTTACCCGTTAAAAATTTTACTTTATCTATTAACAATTGTGTGTTTTTTGCTAATGCAACTCCAGAAGAGCCTACAATAAAAATATTTTCATTATCGACATTATATTTGTTTTTTATTTTTGTCAGATTTTCAAAAACAACAGATCCCGCTTTGTTAATATCTGATTCTTCTAGATTGCCATCAATAGAAATACCTTTTGCAATACCAATATTCTCTGTCCAAAACGATACGATATCGTAATCACCTTTTTTGATATTATTAACGTCTATTACCGAAATTTTGATTCCTTTACTTCCTATTTCAATTCCAGCATAGAGATTCTTTTGAGAGAATGAATCAATAGTGAAAAATAAATTCACAATAGTAAAAAGAGCAATCTTGATGATGTTTTTATTCTGCATGATATTCTGTTATTAATTTTTTTATTACAGTTTATTGTTTCTTTAGAATCATATAAATACAAATGATCTAAAAAATAGTATATATTGATTGGGAAAACAAGGTAAAATAGCAATAAGCTTATTAACCTAAAGAGATGTTATTTGAAGCATAATCGTTGTATTGTTGCAAAAGGATTAAAAAATAAAATTTAATCGTCTTAAGAATTTCAATCCCTGGAAGAATGATAAATTTAAACAACGGCAGTTTTAGCAATACAAGTTTTACATGTAAAATAGACTAAGACGAAATAACAGAGGTAGCTTTCAAGAATGGTTTTAAAAAAAAGTCAAGATTCTTGCGTAAAAGAAATAATTTTGGGCGCATAAATAATTAAATAATGTTAAGATCCAAATTGAGTCTAACGTTGGTTAAGTAGGATTAAAAAGTGCAAAATTAGACAAACATTTAGATATCTACTATATTATTCGACAAACTACTCAAAAAAACGACGAAATGCCGTTTTGTCGATAAAAGCATAATTTTAGGCCCTTAGACATTGACTTTTTTACAAATAAACTATTTTAACAAAACATTTTATTATGAATTATAGTATGTCAAAAAATTAGTTTTTAGCAAGTTTTTCTTTTGGAAATAATAGATTCCTAATCTGTTTTTATTTTTAAATTCCTCAAACCACTTTCTTCAAGATTATAAAAAAGCAGTTGATGTACCAGCGTTCGACATATCATTAATTACATCATGTTCTTTACTATTTTCTAAGCTGATCAAATATCACAGATTTTTAAAAAAGAAGATTATTGCCTAATTCTCCAACTTTCTCAACTAATCCATGAAAAACAGCTTACAATTTAAACCAACAACTTCAGGGAGTTGACAGTACCAATATGATAAACATATTGCCATGACCAAAATTGGCACATTGGCACAGAAAAGTAGAGGAATCAGGGTTTAAAAACTTTAATATCCTACTCAATACAATAACTTTTAACTACCAGTCAATCTTAAACTATTTTGATAATAGAAGCACCAATGCTTCTGCGGAATCTTTCAATGCAAAATAAAAGCGTTTAGATCTCAATTTAGAGGAGTGAGAAATATAGATTTCTTTTTATTCAGATTATCTAATCTTTTTGCCTAATCCCCAACTTTTGCACTTGACCCATGTTCGTCAAATGCTCGTCATAAGAAAACAAAAAAGCCTTCACATCACTGTAAAGGCTTGATTTTATTAGTGGTCCCACCTGGGCTCGAACCAGGGACCACCTGATTATGAGATAGACTATTAACTTTTGCATTCAATTGCATATAGCTTCAAAGCTATTGTTTTACAGCTGTTTATCATTTTTAAAAAATATTTTTGCTTCATCCAGTTTCACAATCTGCACTCATTTGTTGTACGTATGTTGAACTTTTAAAAATATTAAAAATGAAAGCTAGTGTGAAAATCATCCTAAAAAAGACAATGCTTAACGACGGCACTTTACCTGTCAATTTAAGAATAACCATTGATAGAAAATCGAAATTCTACAAAACACCTTACAATACTTTACCAAAATTTTGGAATGACAAAGCAGGCGAATTTACATCTAAATTCCCAAATTATTTACAATGCAATCGAATATTAAATTCAATAAAACAAGATGCTTCGAAAATATTAGATATAATGATTGAGGAAGGACATAACTTTTCCCTAGAATCGTTTGACTCACTTTTTAGACCTGAGGAAGTTAAAAAATTAAACTTTATTGCTTATTTCGAAGAAAGAAAGCTTCAATTAAAAGAATCTGGAAAAATAAGTTCCAGCAGTTCCTATCGTGACACTATCTCTGCTCTTACGAGATTTAAACCAACAACTACAACTTATGATTTCACAAAAATCAATTACGATTTTCTAATAGCTTTTGAATCCTACTTGCGAGCTCATGGCTGTAACGATGGTGGAATTGGTGTATATATGCGAAATATTAGAGCGATTTATAACTCAGCAATAAAATCTAAAATTGTTTCTAACGAGTTTTATCCTTTTAAAGATTATGTAATTTCTAAATTGAAATCAAGCAAAGTAAAGAAAGCTTTAAATAAAGAGGATTTACAATTATTATTAGACTATGACATATCTGAAAATAAAGAGGGTGCAAAAGCATTGTATGCTTATCTATTTAGTTTTTACTGTCGAGGCATGAATTTCACTGATTTGGCCGAATTAAAATGGGAAGAAGTTGATTTAAGCAACTTTTCTTATGTTAGAAATAAAACCGGAATAAAATTAAATGTAAAAATTCCTGACAATAATTACATGAGAAACATTCTAAACTACTTTAAAATTTATCGCCCATTTGATACCGATTATATTTTCCCAATTTTAGACAAAGATGAAAAGCTATACACAAAAGAAGAATTGAGAGATAGAAAAAAAAGTGTTTTAAATTATTATGGAAAACTTCTCAACACTATTGCACTTCAATGTGGAATCAAAAACAAAGTAACTTTTTATACTGCCAGACATACTTTTGCAACCTTATCTTTAAAAAAA
This region includes:
- a CDS encoding Ppx/GppA phosphatase family protein encodes the protein MQNKNIIKIALFTIVNLFFTIDSFSQKNLYAGIEIGSKGIKISVIDVNNIKKGDYDIVSFWTENIGIAKGISIDGNLEESDINKAGSVVFENLTKIKNKYNVDNENIFIVGSSGVALAKNTQLLIDKVKFLTGKDLDFITAETEGKMLLKGSIPPSEYQDAIILDIGGGNTKGGYVDVLNDNKFEFFPLKLDYGTITLTEAINKTIVNQRQISDMGIYKEKSFEYAPLLRDKIKEMLDTKPQSLQKKKIYLSGGALWAFTTLYYNNSNDDHFVPMKMEDIVNYDAILKNNFVKYENLAKTNKNADKVISTYSQRYLISGNNILIACLESIPDLKSKKIYFAREGQIAWLVSYIVDRSKKIKNNF
- a CDS encoding transposase, whose amino-acid sequence is MAHWHRKVEESGFKNFNILLNTITFNYQSILNYFDNRSTNASAESFNAK
- a CDS encoding site-specific integrase — encoded protein: MKASVKIILKKTMLNDGTLPVNLRITIDRKSKFYKTPYNTLPKFWNDKAGEFTSKFPNYLQCNRILNSIKQDASKILDIMIEEGHNFSLESFDSLFRPEEVKKLNFIAYFEERKLQLKESGKISSSSSYRDTISALTRFKPTTTTYDFTKINYDFLIAFESYLRAHGCNDGGIGVYMRNIRAIYNSAIKSKIVSNEFYPFKDYVISKLKSSKVKKALNKEDLQLLLDYDISENKEGAKALYAYLFSFYCRGMNFTDLAELKWEEVDLSNFSYVRNKTGIKLNVKIPDNNYMRNILNYFKIYRPFDTDYIFPILDKDEKLYTKEELRDRKKSVLNYYGKLLNTIALQCGIKNKVTFYTARHTFATLSLKKGINTVMIKQALGHQSIKTTETYLEDFNTTELDFAFENLI